Below is a genomic region from Endozoicomonas sp. Mp262.
CAAAACAGGCTGCAACCGAAGAACTGACCAATACCGGCTTTACCCTCAACTGGCCAACCGAAGGTGATTACACCACCCCTGACTGGATCATCCCCGGCAACACCTTCAGTTACCAGAACCAAACGGCTATGCAGGTGATTGCTAGAATCGCCACCACAGCCGGAGCGGTTATCATCCCCGATAAAAACACAGATACTCTCACTATCCAGCCCCGCTATCCGGAAAGTCCATGGAACTGGCCCGATACCACCATGGACAAAATAGTCCCCGCCAGTATGGTCATCAGCCTAAGTGCCAGCTGGCAACCGGAACCACACTATAATGCTGTTTATGTCTCCGGCATTTATGAAGGCGTATCCGTCAACGTCAAACGACAGGGTACAGCTGGCGATAATCCTGCTCCTGATATTTTCGAAGACTGGCTAACAGCAACACAGGTTAATACTGAGCGTGGCAGAAACGAACTGAGCAAAGGCAGCAATCAGAGCATTACCACCATCGAGCTACCTCTCACCGATACCGAAACAGCCCCCGGCCTGATAGAACCAGGAGTACTGGTAGAAGTACAGGATGTTACCGGAAACTGGCGTGCTTTGTGTCTCAGTACCCTTATCAAAGCTACTGGGGGTTCTGGAAAAGTGACGCAGGCTATAACGTTGGAAAGGCATTATTCATAGAATGCACCTGCCATGTTCATTACAAAGAGGCATATATACACCTTGCCTAAGGAATAAAGCAGTATATAATGGGCGGGCAAGTTAAAAGTGTGATTTATTCTTTATGTACAGATTTGATGTTCCGGGTGTAACAGCTCGTCATATTCTCCATAAGTAATAATAAAACTTCTAGCTCAACCGCCTTATCATAAGGCTACCTTTATTATTCAAGTTTCAGGATATGACTATGTCTATTAGTACCGGTACAGTTAAGTGGTTTAACGACGAGAAAGGTTTTGGTTTCATCGCCCAGGAAAATGGCGGACCAGACGTATTTGCTCACTTTCGTCAAATCGTTGGTGATGGTTTTAAATCCCTGGCTGAAGGCCAGCGTGTTGAGTTCAAAGTAACTCAAGGCCAGAAAGGTCCTCAGGCTGAAGAAATCCGTCCTCTGTAATGGTCGGGGCTACAGACTTGTAGCTACTACCTCACTGAAGGTGAGGAACAGAAAGGCAGTACCTCCGGGTGTTGCCTTTTTTTTGGTTTGAGGAAAAATAAGAAATGAGGGACATGGTATGGCCACCACCAACATCTGGCAAAAGTTCAAAGCGCTGATACCGGAAGGCAGCCGAACTATCGTTACCATTACCGCCAACAATGGCAATGGCACCAGCCAGGCGCAGTTAAGGGATGGCACAGTGGTTGCAGTGAATGGTGAGTCAGTTGAGGCAGGACAGAAAGCATTTATGCAAGGTGGGGAGGTTAAGGGTACTGCGCCGGAATTGGCGCAGTATGAGGTGGAGGTGTAATAGAGGCTACTAAAATTAAGTAGGAACCCCACCAACCACACTCATCAATTTATCGTAGTCTGTTACAACATCATAAGTAACATTTTCATCTTCTGTAGCCCTGTTTAACTCTTTAAAAAATTGACGGGCACAGGCTATTTTTCGTTCTTCAATACCTCTGAGCTGCATGGTTGACATAGAACCTTTAGTTTCAGCAATAAAGTAAATGTGTTTGACTGTACCTTCCTTGAATGAAATCGCCCAGTCCGGATTGTAATCACCTACAGGCGTAGGGATGAAAAATCCTCGTGGAAGCTTGGCATAAACAGCAACCAGATTTTCATCACTTTCCAGAGCTGCCGCAAAGGCTTGCTCACCTTTTGAGTCTGTTACGAGGTAATCATAAATATGCTTTTTCAGCTTGTCAGAAGCACAAGAAAAGTCTTGGCCAGCCTGGGAAGCCGTAAATATATCCGTATCGTAAGTTTGATCCGTTGTATCATATTTTAACTTATTGATAATAACCGAAGCTTTTTGCTCATTAATTAACCGGCTTGCCTCTGCCAGAAAGTGCTCCGGATTCTGCTTGAATAATGAAAACTTGATGGGCAGCATCTGTGCCAAAATCGTGGCGACTGTCTTACGGGTCAGGTGTGTTTTTTCTGCAAGATTTCCAATTAAGTCATATGTCACGGATGAATGGACGCTGGCATTGTGGAACTCCGTTTTTGTTCCATCAACTTTGAAACTCTGACCGGATGATAGCTCACTATCGCTAATGGCGCTTACCTGTGTGCCTGTCTGAATTGTGTACTGAAGCGGTGTAACAATCAGCTCTTTATCCAGTGCTTGCACGCTGTGCTTAATTAACTCATCAGAATCGAACTCAACCCTATAGACTGCTTTCTTATTAATGCGTTGCCAAAGTGCCTGAAACTCTTTTTTCTTAAAGTTGGCATTGAGCGGATTGATTTTTGGCGTGCGGCCATCTTCGGGCTTCTGGATCTGTCCCTCGCTAAATACGCTGTCAATCAGATTAAAAACCTGTTCCTGATAAGGTGCCAGCCCAGAAGGCAGGGCAGCAAGAGTGCCATTAGCTTTTTCCTCATGGTAGTCAGCAGAAATAGAGTCATCGCTGTCATTGATATAATCGTTTTTAAGCAAATATTTATAAATCTGCTTCGCCATGGTTTCATCGACTTTTTTGGTGCCTGTCTCTGTAGTAATAACCTTGTTGGTAAAAAATGCTATATCCGCTTTGCGTGGGCGCTCTGAAAGCGAATCACTGATTTCCCTCTGCAGATTGGTAACAAAGTCCGTATAGCTTTCACTGGCGACGACAGAGAGTATGTTAATCTCATGTACTGTAGCAGGGTGGTCCTGTCGCTCGCCATGTTGATTCACGGAGAGACGCAGGCCACGCCCTACCTCCTGACGGCGGGAGATGGTGTTGTCGCTGTGCTTGAGCATACACATCACAAACACATTGGGGTTATCCCAGCCTTCACGCAGGGCAGAGTGAGAAAATATAAAGCGGGTGGGTTCTTCAAAAGAGAGCAGTTTCTCCTTATCTTTCAGAATCAGATCGTAGGCATCCACATCGTCGGAAAGGCCCGCCTGTTCTCCACGGGTTTTGAATTTAGGGTCCTTTAGTTGTTTGCTCTTCTTATCAATAGAGAAGTAGCCATTGTGGGTGGTAGACGAAGTGATCCTTTCAAGATAACTGCGGTAGCCCTTATCCAGCAGCATGTCGCTTAAATACTCTTTTTTCAGCGTTTCATACTCTTCCTCAAAGATACGAGCATAATCACCCTTATCATCGGGCTGGGCGTAATCCCGGTATCTTGCCACCTCATCAATAAAGAACAGGGAGAGCACTTTAATACCTTCCGAGAAAAGTCGACGTTCTTTTTCAAAGTGGGCCTTAATCGTTTCCCGGATTTGAATTCGGCGTTTGGCGTCTTCAGTCACATCCCCTGTTGCATCACCTACATACAGTTTTTCACCATTCAAAAACTCAACGGTATCGTCTCTTGCATCAATATTTGAAACGACAAAGCCTTTATATTGATCAAGATTATTGCTGAGGTCGTACAGGTTATCACCTTTTTTTATTTTTTTTCCAATACGCTTAATGCCGCTAACCTGTTTTATCTCCATATCGATCCGTGCTTTCGGAGCACTTTTGGATATCTCTATGGATTCCAGATAAAGGTAAGGTGAAGTGCCTGATAACCCTTTAACATTAATCCCCCGTACAGAAATCTTTTTCACCAGCTTCTGGTTATAGGCATCCAGGGCGTCAAGACGGTGAATCTTATTATGGGTGGTTTTATGGGTGGCGGAATAGCGTAGCACCATCAGCGGATTGAACTTGGCCAGGGCATCCAGGGTCCTTCTGCCTTCCATCTTCTGGGGTTCGTCCAAAATCAAAATGGGGCGATTCTTACTGATGACATCAATGGGCTTGCGGGACTGAAAATCATCCAGTTCTTCATAAATGCGGCGGTTATCCTTACCAGTAGCATTAAAGGCCTGAATATTGATTACCATCACATTGATGCCTGCATCGGAGGAGAAGCTTTCCAGAGCAGGTAAATTTTTGGAGCTGTAGATGAAAAAGCGGGCTTTTTTACCATAGCTCTCGCTAAAATGCTCGGCGGTAATATTGAGGGATTTATACACCCCTTCCCGAATGGCGATGCTGGGCACTACGATGATAAACTTGCTCCAGCCGTAACGCTGATTCATCTCAAATATGGTTTTGATATAGCAGTAGGTTTTACCCGTACCAGTCTCCATTTCCACATCCAGGTTAATGGGGCTGCTGGCATTACTGACCACCTTGTCGGATACCGGCAGGTTCTGGCGGGTCTGTACCTGATGGATATTATTGAGCAGCTGAACATCGGACAGTTGAATATCAGCGTTCTTGAACCCTTCGACTGAAGGTATTACCGAGCCGGTTGTTCCTTTGGCTGCCTTGCCGGGGTCAATCTGATAGTTCAAACCGGAGAGGTTGGGTTGTCCGGCAAAACAGTCCACCACTGATTCCACAGCGTTGGTCTGGTAATCCTGTACCTTGAATTTAAGTTTCATCGCTCCGCACTCCTTAGATCGACTTCACTTCAGTGCCAGGGGCCAACTGTTTGAAAATCTGCTCAGCATTGATCTTCACCGCATCGGAGGCAAAGCCATCATCACGGAATACAACTCGCAGTGGGTTTAAAGCAGCGAGCTCTTTAATCAGTTCTTCGGTGATATTAGAATCGAAACAGGCGACAAGGGCGTTGTCATCCACAAAGAAAACGGTTTTGTTGCAGATAGTCTCTTTGCGAATGGGTAGTGTCAGGTCAACACTCCAATCCAGCAGTACTTGAAACAGAAGATCTTCATCGGTGCGGTCTTCCTTAATATTGTTGACCAGCAGTTCAAGGTTGCCTTGGGAGATTTGGTCTGCGGAATAGTAGATTTCTGACATATTACTGGTATCTACTTTTAATACTCGGAAGCCGATATCTTGGTTCCAGTTATGATCACATGGTTTTTTAACAATATTTTCCCCCGCTTTCCTAATTCGATCCTTGGAAAGTTCAGTGATTTTCCTGTATCCGTTTTTAAATGCCTCGGATTTTTCTGAACAATGCTCAGATAGCTGTACCGCTATAAATCTCCTACCACCTCCATCTTCAGCGTTTAGTTCAAATAATGAGTGCGCCGTTGTTCCTGAACCAGCAAAAAAGTCTAATACTAAAGAGTTACTATTGGTAGTAGCTCGCATTAATTCTTTTATCATCTTTACAGGTTTTGGAGTATCAAAGATATCTTTGTTTCCGAGTAGTAAGCCTAAATCCTCTTTTGTTGAGGTGAATGTTCCCATTTCATCAATAATTGAATCAAAAAAGTATTCCTGCTCCTCTTTTTCAAATATTTTTAATCTTGGTATTCCGTCACCTTTCTTAGGAAAAAAAATTCTTCCTTCAGAAATAAGTTTATCCAGTTCGATTTTGGAACAAAAAAACTCCCTTGTAATATCTCTTCCACTAGGCAAAGTTATTGTATAAAAGTTCTTTGACCTAGGGTCTGATTTATCTTCATGTAGACAAATAACACCTGACTCCCAGTTACCTCTCGGATCATTATCAGCATTTGTTTTTTCACCCTTCCAGTTGGGAAGTAATTTAACTTTTTTTATTCTTGTTTCTTTCTTATTTTTATAGGCAATAATTAAATACTCATGAGTGGTTTTGAATCTTAGTATTTTCTTGGTATTACCTTGTTTTCCATTCTTCCTCCAAATGAGCGTGTCTATATTGTTTTCACTAAAAACCTCACCCATAATTTTATGCAGATTACTTATTTCGTGTTCATCAATACTGCAAATCAATATGCCATCATTACATAGAAGATTTCTTGCTATTTTTAGTCTTGAATAAACCATAGACATCCAGTCAGAATGAAATCTGCCATTAGACTCTGTATTTGCAATCAACTGATTTCCTTCAGTGTCATTTTGATTTGATCGTTTTTTGAAATACTGGATATCTTCAGAAAAATCATCAGAATAAATAAAATCATTTCCAGTATTATAAGGTGGATCAATATAGATCATCTTCACCTTACCCAGATAAGTCTCCTGCAACAGCTTCAACGCATCGAGATTATCCCCCTCTATAAATAGATTTTGGGTAGTGTCAAAATCGACACTTTCTTCCCGGCAAGGGCGCAGGGTTTTGGCAATAGGAGCATTGGCGGTCAGCAATGCTTCCCGCTTACCCGGCCAGTTAAGGTGATAACGCTCCTGAGGCCCTTCTACAATGGCACCGGAAAGCTCCTGCTTTAACTGGTCAAAGTCGATAGCCAGTGTAATTTTTCCATCGCTACCTTGTGCTTCCGTCACGCAGCTGGGAAAGAGTGCCCGGATTTTCTCAATATTCTGCTGGGTTAAGTCAGGGCTGTGCATTTTCATTTTTTCCATCAGGGAAAAGCTCCAAATATAGGTTGTAAGATGTGATGAATAGACTTAATAAAGCTGGTTTAGCTGCTGCTGAAGGGTTTTTAACTTGCGGTTCAGTTCTACCTTTCGATTAAACTGTTTTTCTGTTGTCATTTTCTTTTTCATCTGTGACAGTTTTTTTTGCTGGCTGTTAATGTTCGCTACCCGAGCCAGTGTTTGACCAGTGGTCTCAGCCTCACGGGGAGGGACGGGTAACAAAACGGCAAGCATTTGCTGATACAGTGCCGGTAGATTAATGGTCATCGGTAGAGTCACAGCTTCTGTCTTGTCAGAGTTCATCCAGTCAGAGAATAGATAGTCTGAGCAATGCCATTGAGAGGCATCTGCGGCATTACGTTCCTTAAAAGCTGCGGCATAGCGAATTTGCATGGTTTCGCCCCACTGCCGTTTTATCTCAAATATCAGGGGCAGCGGGATGGCCTTATCAATGGCGGACAGCACATCATTGGCCAGCGTTTCACCTTTCAAGGTAATAGTGATGATTTCAAGCTCTGGAACATCTTCATTTGCTGGCAGGTTAATCGTGTCTGGAGCCAGTTTGTAAGCCCAGCGGATTTGCTCTACCTCTTCGACAAAGTGCTTTTTTAACGCTGCCGATACAGTGACTCTTTCATAAATCTTATCTTTGGCAATGATCTGTCCAAACCGGGCCTGTGCCGGAAACTGCCATAGATGATCAAGGGTATTATGATTCAAAGGAGCTATCTCGTGTTATCTTTGTCATCAGCAATGTTCATCCTGGACAACGATGAAAGCGAGTAGTTCAAAGTCATCCAGCCCGGCAATGGTATTTACCAGTGCTGAGGTTGGCCCGCCACTGAACAGGCTGTCGATATCTTTCTCCGCCTTCACATCAATCATGCTTCGAATCGCCTGACTGAGTAGATTGGAGTAGGCAGACATATTTCGACCATCATCGGTAAGCTCGTTAAACCGCTGGCAAGCCAGATGAACAGGTTCTGCCCG
It encodes:
- a CDS encoding DEAD/DEAH box helicase family protein; protein product: MKLKFKVQDYQTNAVESVVDCFAGQPNLSGLNYQIDPGKAAKGTTGSVIPSVEGFKNADIQLSDVQLLNNIHQVQTRQNLPVSDKVVSNASSPINLDVEMETGTGKTYCYIKTIFEMNQRYGWSKFIIVVPSIAIREGVYKSLNITAEHFSESYGKKARFFIYSSKNLPALESFSSDAGINVMVINIQAFNATGKDNRRIYEELDDFQSRKPIDVISKNRPILILDEPQKMEGRRTLDALAKFNPLMVLRYSATHKTTHNKIHRLDALDAYNQKLVKKISVRGINVKGLSGTSPYLYLESIEISKSAPKARIDMEIKQVSGIKRIGKKIKKGDNLYDLSNNLDQYKGFVVSNIDARDDTVEFLNGEKLYVGDATGDVTEDAKRRIQIRETIKAHFEKERRLFSEGIKVLSLFFIDEVARYRDYAQPDDKGDYARIFEEEYETLKKEYLSDMLLDKGYRSYLERITSSTTHNGYFSIDKKSKQLKDPKFKTRGEQAGLSDDVDAYDLILKDKEKLLSFEEPTRFIFSHSALREGWDNPNVFVMCMLKHSDNTISRRQEVGRGLRLSVNQHGERQDHPATVHEINILSVVASESYTDFVTNLQREISDSLSERPRKADIAFFTNKVITTETGTKKVDETMAKQIYKYLLKNDYINDSDDSISADYHEEKANGTLAALPSGLAPYQEQVFNLIDSVFSEGQIQKPEDGRTPKINPLNANFKKKEFQALWQRINKKAVYRVEFDSDELIKHSVQALDKELIVTPLQYTIQTGTQVSAISDSELSSGQSFKVDGTKTEFHNASVHSSVTYDLIGNLAEKTHLTRKTVATILAQMLPIKFSLFKQNPEHFLAEASRLINEQKASVIINKLKYDTTDQTYDTDIFTASQAGQDFSCASDKLKKHIYDYLVTDSKGEQAFAAALESDENLVAVYAKLPRGFFIPTPVGDYNPDWAISFKEGTVKHIYFIAETKGSMSTMQLRGIEERKIACARQFFKELNRATEDENVTYDVVTDYDKLMSVVGGVPT
- a CDS encoding site-specific DNA-methyltransferase — translated: MEKMKMHSPDLTQQNIEKIRALFPSCVTEAQGSDGKITLAIDFDQLKQELSGAIVEGPQERYHLNWPGKREALLTANAPIAKTLRPCREESVDFDTTQNLFIEGDNLDALKLLQETYLGKVKMIYIDPPYNTGNDFIYSDDFSEDIQYFKKRSNQNDTEGNQLIANTESNGRFHSDWMSMVYSRLKIARNLLCNDGILICSIDEHEISNLHKIMGEVFSENNIDTLIWRKNGKQGNTKKILRFKTTHEYLIIAYKNKKETRIKKVKLLPNWKGEKTNADNDPRGNWESGVICLHEDKSDPRSKNFYTITLPSGRDITREFFCSKIELDKLISEGRIFFPKKGDGIPRLKIFEKEEQEYFFDSIIDEMGTFTSTKEDLGLLLGNKDIFDTPKPVKMIKELMRATTNSNSLVLDFFAGSGTTAHSLFELNAEDGGGRRFIAVQLSEHCSEKSEAFKNGYRKITELSKDRIRKAGENIVKKPCDHNWNQDIGFRVLKVDTSNMSEIYYSADQISQGNLELLVNNIKEDRTDEDLLFQVLLDWSVDLTLPIRKETICNKTVFFVDDNALVACFDSNITEELIKELAALNPLRVVFRDDGFASDAVKINAEQIFKQLAPGTEVKSI
- a CDS encoding cold-shock protein — its product is MSTGTVKWFNDEKGFGFIAQENGGPDVFAHFRQIVGDGFKSLAEGQRVEFKVTQGQKGPQAEEIRPL
- a CDS encoding DUF4391 domain-containing protein, coding for MNHNTLDHLWQFPAQARFGQIIAKDKIYERVTVSAALKKHFVEEVEQIRWAYKLAPDTINLPANEDVPELEIITITLKGETLANDVLSAIDKAIPLPLIFEIKRQWGETMQIRYAAAFKERNAADASQWHCSDYLFSDWMNSDKTEAVTLPMTINLPALYQQMLAVLLPVPPREAETTGQTLARVANINSQQKKLSQMKKKMTTEKQFNRKVELNRKLKTLQQQLNQLY